Proteins encoded in a region of the Onthophagus taurus isolate NC chromosome 10, IU_Otau_3.0, whole genome shotgun sequence genome:
- the LOC111418299 gene encoding acyl-CoA Delta-9 desaturase-like, producing MVATHQKSETELNKKIYKWEIVWINIVILTYWHICGIYGIYVLPTAKFETILWAILLGVVGIIGHTAGSHRLWSHRSYKANLPLRIILAILSMTCYQHRIYVWARDHRVHHKYVDTDADPHNSTRGFFFSHIGWFMVKKQKEVIEKGNQIDLSDLKNDGVVMFQKKYFTILMPIFTFVIPSVIPWYFWGESGEVSYYFAGVARYLWSLHSIFLINSAAHAYGTKPYDKNIRPTENKYVGYLAMGEGWHNYHHTFPWDYKASEYGDYAPNLTIAFIDFFAWLGWARDLKTVSSDMVKRRILRTGDGTKLVMEKNLDDLVMSDNIWGWGDENMKKIDFDSIKRLNQ from the exons ATGGTTGCAACGCATCAAAAATCCGAAACTgagttaaacaaaaaaatttataaatgggAAATAGTTTGGATTAACATCGTCATATTAACTTATTGGCACATCTGCGGAATTTACGGAATTTACGTATTACCCACGGCTAAATTCGAAACGATTTTATGGGCAATCCTGCTTGGAGTCGTTGGAATAATCGGACACACCGCAGGATCGCACCGATTATGGTCGCATCGCTCCTACAAAGCTAATTTACCTCTAAGAATCATTTTGGCAATCTTATCCATGACTTGTTACCAACACCGCATTTACGTTTGGGCAAGAGACCATCGAGTTCACCACAAATACGTCGACACAGACGCCGACCCTCACAACTCAACCCGAGGATTTTTCTTCTCCCATATAGGATGGTTCATGgttaagaaacaaaaagaGGTAATCGAAAAAGGGAACCAAATCGATTTAAGCGATTTAAAAAACGATGGGGTGGTTATGTtccaaaagaaatatttcacCATTTTGATGCCGATTTTTACCTTTGTGATACCTTCGGTAATTCCGTGGTATTTTTGGGGCGAATCTGGGGAAGTTTCGTATTATTTCGCGGGAGTTGCCCGATATCTTTGGAGTTTACACAGCATATTTCTTATTAACAGTGCTGCACATGCCTATGGAACCAAACCTTATGACAA GAACATTAGGCCAacagaaaataaatatgtgGGGTATTTAGCGATGGGGGAAGGTTGGCACAATTACCACCACACTTTTCCATGGGATTATAAAGCCTCGGAATACGGGGATTACGCCCCAAATTTAACAATAGCCTTTATAGACTTTTTCGCGTGGTTAGGATGGGCTAGGGATCTCAAAACTGTCTCTTCTGATATGGTTAAACGAAGGATTTTAAGAACTGGAGATGGAACTAAATTGGTGATGGAAAAGAATTTAGATGATTTAGTTATGAGTGATAATATTTGGGGGTGGGGCGATGAAAACATGAAAAAGATTGATTTTGATTCCATTAAACGACTCAACCAATAA
- the LOC111418302 gene encoding anaphase-promoting complex subunit 15-like, with protein sequence MSSYPLFPKLTPKLIDPAWFGMDKSFDEDAEVTQLEQEHQKWLSSIAQRYSNVTPIGKSASENLEEDEEEDDEDDNEDDEESESLDGDDEDEIEMDMSQAESNSPMVGM encoded by the exons atgtcttcttatCCGTTATTTCCGAAATTAACCCCTAAATTAATCGACCCCGCTTGGTTTGGGATGGATAAATCGTTCGATGAAGACGCTGAGGTGACCCAATTGGAACAGGAGCATCAAAAATgg cttAGTTCGATAGCACAACGTTACAGCAATGTAACCCCGATTGGCAAATCAGCTTCTGAG AATCTCGAGGAGGATGAGGAGGAGGACGACGAAGATGATAACGAGGATGACGAAGAATCTGAAAGCTTAGACGGCGATGATGAGGATGAGATTGAAATGGATATGTCTCAGGCGGAGAGTAATTCCCCTATGGTTGGAATgtaa
- the LOC111418304 gene encoding 26S proteasome non-ATPase regulatory subunit 4 isoform X2, which produces MVLESTMICVDNSDYMRNGDFLPTRLQAQQDAVNLVCHSKTRSNPENNVGLLTLANVEVLATLTSDVGRILSKLHQVQPDGNINLHTGIRIAHLALKHRQGKNHKMRIVAFVGSPVAAEEKELVKLAKKLKKEKVNVDIISFGEDSINNEVLTSFISTLNGKVGNDGSGSHLVTVPPGPHLSDALISSPVIQGEDGTGASGACGFEFGVDPNEDPELALALRVSMEEQRQRQEEEARKAREASAADGTVETAAIKEEPTEEALLEKALAMSMEQGAVNQPAVDFANMTEDEQIAFAMQMSMQDAQTTSGSKKEEAMDVEGDEDYSEVMNDPAFLQSVLENLPGVDPQSETIRQAVGNLKEKKKDDKDEKKK; this is translated from the exons atggttttgGAGAGTACTATGATATG CGTGGACAACAGCGATTATATGCGAAATGGGGATTTCTTACCGACGAGGCTCCAAGCGCAACAAGATGCTGTAAATCTCGTTTGCCATTCGAAAACTCGATCTAATCCAGAGAATAATGTGGGACTTCTCACCTTAGCAAA TGTGGAGGTATTAGCCACATTAACAAGCGATGTTGGGAGGATTTTGTCGAAATTACACCAAGTACAACCAGATGGAAACATAAATCTCCACACTGGGATAAGAATTGCTCAT TTAGCTTTAAAGCACAGACAAGGAAAGAATCATAAAATGCGTATTGTAGCTTTTGTTGGAAGTCCGGTAGCTgcagaagaaaaagaattggTTAAATtagctaaaaaattaaaaaaagagaaagtaaATGTTGATATAATTAGTTTTGGTGAGGATTCAATTAATAATGAGGTGTTAACTTCATTTATAAGTACTTTAAATGGAAAGGTAGGAAAT GATGGATCTGGGAGTCATTTAGTAACAGTTCCTCCAGGTCCCCATTTATCAGACGCTTTAATTTCGTCCCCGGTGATTCAAGGAGAGGATGGAACAGGCGCTTCTGGAGCCTGTGGCTTTGAATTTGGTGTTGATCCCAATGAAGATCCTGAATTAGCTTTGGCGCTTCGCGTTTCTATGGAGGAGCAGCGTCAAAGACAAGAAGAAGAGGCGCGTAAAGCTCGCGAAGCTTCCGCGGCCGATGGGACGGTTGAAACGGCCGCGATTAAAGAAGAACCGACCGAGGAGGCTTTGTTGGAGAAAGCTTTGGCGATGTCGATGGAACAAGGGGCTGTTAATCAACCGGCTGTTGATTTTGCAAATATGACGGAGGATGAGCAAATTGCTTTTGCAATGCAGATGTCGATGCAAGATGctc AAACTACCTCTGGTAGTAAAAAGGAGGAAGCTATGGATGTCGAGGGTGATGAGGATTATTCTGAGGTGATGAATGATCCGGCTTTTCTCCAAAGCGTTTTGGAAAATCTACCAGGGGTTGATCCACAATCGGAGACGATTCGACAAGCTGTTGGGAACTTGAAGGAGAAAAAGAAGGATGATAAGGATGAGAAGAAGAAGtag
- the LOC111418304 gene encoding 26S proteasome non-ATPase regulatory subunit 4 isoform X1: MVLESTMICVDNSDYMRNGDFLPTRLQAQQDAVNLVCHSKTRSNPENNVGLLTLANVEVLATLTSDVGRILSKLHQVQPDGNINLHTGIRIAHLALKHRQGKNHKMRIVAFVGSPVAAEEKELVKLAKKLKKEKVNVDIISFGEDSINNEVLTSFISTLNGKVGNDGSGSHLVTVPPGPHLSDALISSPVIQGEDGTGASGACGFEFGVDPNEDPELALALRVSMEEQRQRQEEEARKAREASAADGTVETAAIKEEPTEEALLEKALAMSMEQGAVNQPAVDFANMTEDEQIAFAMQMSMQDAQETTSGSKKEEAMDVEGDEDYSEVMNDPAFLQSVLENLPGVDPQSETIRQAVGNLKEKKKDDKDEKKK; this comes from the exons atggttttgGAGAGTACTATGATATG CGTGGACAACAGCGATTATATGCGAAATGGGGATTTCTTACCGACGAGGCTCCAAGCGCAACAAGATGCTGTAAATCTCGTTTGCCATTCGAAAACTCGATCTAATCCAGAGAATAATGTGGGACTTCTCACCTTAGCAAA TGTGGAGGTATTAGCCACATTAACAAGCGATGTTGGGAGGATTTTGTCGAAATTACACCAAGTACAACCAGATGGAAACATAAATCTCCACACTGGGATAAGAATTGCTCAT TTAGCTTTAAAGCACAGACAAGGAAAGAATCATAAAATGCGTATTGTAGCTTTTGTTGGAAGTCCGGTAGCTgcagaagaaaaagaattggTTAAATtagctaaaaaattaaaaaaagagaaagtaaATGTTGATATAATTAGTTTTGGTGAGGATTCAATTAATAATGAGGTGTTAACTTCATTTATAAGTACTTTAAATGGAAAGGTAGGAAAT GATGGATCTGGGAGTCATTTAGTAACAGTTCCTCCAGGTCCCCATTTATCAGACGCTTTAATTTCGTCCCCGGTGATTCAAGGAGAGGATGGAACAGGCGCTTCTGGAGCCTGTGGCTTTGAATTTGGTGTTGATCCCAATGAAGATCCTGAATTAGCTTTGGCGCTTCGCGTTTCTATGGAGGAGCAGCGTCAAAGACAAGAAGAAGAGGCGCGTAAAGCTCGCGAAGCTTCCGCGGCCGATGGGACGGTTGAAACGGCCGCGATTAAAGAAGAACCGACCGAGGAGGCTTTGTTGGAGAAAGCTTTGGCGATGTCGATGGAACAAGGGGCTGTTAATCAACCGGCTGTTGATTTTGCAAATATGACGGAGGATGAGCAAATTGCTTTTGCAATGCAGATGTCGATGCAAGATGctc aaGAAACTACCTCTGGTAGTAAAAAGGAGGAAGCTATGGATGTCGAGGGTGATGAGGATTATTCTGAGGTGATGAATGATCCGGCTTTTCTCCAAAGCGTTTTGGAAAATCTACCAGGGGTTGATCCACAATCGGAGACGATTCGACAAGCTGTTGGGAACTTGAAGGAGAAAAAGAAGGATGATAAGGATGAGAAGAAGAAGtag
- the LOC111418304 gene encoding 26S proteasome non-ATPase regulatory subunit 4 isoform X3 — protein MVLESTMICVDNSDYMRNGDFLPTRLQAQQDAVNLVCHSKTRSNPENNVGLLTLANVEVLATLTSDVGRILSKLHQVQPDGNINLHTGIRIAHLALKHRQGKNHKMRIVAFVGSPVAAEEKELVKLAKKLKKEKVNVDIISFGEDSINNEVLTSFISTLNGKDGSGSHLVTVPPGPHLSDALISSPVIQGEDGTGASGACGFEFGVDPNEDPELALALRVSMEEQRQRQEEEARKAREASAADGTVETAAIKEEPTEEALLEKALAMSMEQGAVNQPAVDFANMTEDEQIAFAMQMSMQDAQETTSGSKKEEAMDVEGDEDYSEVMNDPAFLQSVLENLPGVDPQSETIRQAVGNLKEKKKDDKDEKKK, from the exons atggttttgGAGAGTACTATGATATG CGTGGACAACAGCGATTATATGCGAAATGGGGATTTCTTACCGACGAGGCTCCAAGCGCAACAAGATGCTGTAAATCTCGTTTGCCATTCGAAAACTCGATCTAATCCAGAGAATAATGTGGGACTTCTCACCTTAGCAAA TGTGGAGGTATTAGCCACATTAACAAGCGATGTTGGGAGGATTTTGTCGAAATTACACCAAGTACAACCAGATGGAAACATAAATCTCCACACTGGGATAAGAATTGCTCAT TTAGCTTTAAAGCACAGACAAGGAAAGAATCATAAAATGCGTATTGTAGCTTTTGTTGGAAGTCCGGTAGCTgcagaagaaaaagaattggTTAAATtagctaaaaaattaaaaaaagagaaagtaaATGTTGATATAATTAGTTTTGGTGAGGATTCAATTAATAATGAGGTGTTAACTTCATTTATAAGTACTTTAAATGGAAAG GATGGATCTGGGAGTCATTTAGTAACAGTTCCTCCAGGTCCCCATTTATCAGACGCTTTAATTTCGTCCCCGGTGATTCAAGGAGAGGATGGAACAGGCGCTTCTGGAGCCTGTGGCTTTGAATTTGGTGTTGATCCCAATGAAGATCCTGAATTAGCTTTGGCGCTTCGCGTTTCTATGGAGGAGCAGCGTCAAAGACAAGAAGAAGAGGCGCGTAAAGCTCGCGAAGCTTCCGCGGCCGATGGGACGGTTGAAACGGCCGCGATTAAAGAAGAACCGACCGAGGAGGCTTTGTTGGAGAAAGCTTTGGCGATGTCGATGGAACAAGGGGCTGTTAATCAACCGGCTGTTGATTTTGCAAATATGACGGAGGATGAGCAAATTGCTTTTGCAATGCAGATGTCGATGCAAGATGctc aaGAAACTACCTCTGGTAGTAAAAAGGAGGAAGCTATGGATGTCGAGGGTGATGAGGATTATTCTGAGGTGATGAATGATCCGGCTTTTCTCCAAAGCGTTTTGGAAAATCTACCAGGGGTTGATCCACAATCGGAGACGATTCGACAAGCTGTTGGGAACTTGAAGGAGAAAAAGAAGGATGATAAGGATGAGAAGAAGAAGtag
- the LOC111418304 gene encoding 26S proteasome non-ATPase regulatory subunit 4 isoform X4 — MVLESTMICVDNSDYMRNGDFLPTRLQAQQDAVNLVCHSKTRSNPENNVGLLTLANVEVLATLTSDVGRILSKLHQVQPDGNINLHTGIRIAHLALKHRQGKNHKMRIVAFVGSPVAAEEKELVKLAKKLKKEKVNVDIISFGEDSINNEVLTSFISTLNGKDGSGSHLVTVPPGPHLSDALISSPVIQGEDGTGASGACGFEFGVDPNEDPELALALRVSMEEQRQRQEEEARKAREASAADGTVETAAIKEEPTEEALLEKALAMSMEQGAVNQPAVDFANMTEDEQIAFAMQMSMQDAQTTSGSKKEEAMDVEGDEDYSEVMNDPAFLQSVLENLPGVDPQSETIRQAVGNLKEKKKDDKDEKKK, encoded by the exons atggttttgGAGAGTACTATGATATG CGTGGACAACAGCGATTATATGCGAAATGGGGATTTCTTACCGACGAGGCTCCAAGCGCAACAAGATGCTGTAAATCTCGTTTGCCATTCGAAAACTCGATCTAATCCAGAGAATAATGTGGGACTTCTCACCTTAGCAAA TGTGGAGGTATTAGCCACATTAACAAGCGATGTTGGGAGGATTTTGTCGAAATTACACCAAGTACAACCAGATGGAAACATAAATCTCCACACTGGGATAAGAATTGCTCAT TTAGCTTTAAAGCACAGACAAGGAAAGAATCATAAAATGCGTATTGTAGCTTTTGTTGGAAGTCCGGTAGCTgcagaagaaaaagaattggTTAAATtagctaaaaaattaaaaaaagagaaagtaaATGTTGATATAATTAGTTTTGGTGAGGATTCAATTAATAATGAGGTGTTAACTTCATTTATAAGTACTTTAAATGGAAAG GATGGATCTGGGAGTCATTTAGTAACAGTTCCTCCAGGTCCCCATTTATCAGACGCTTTAATTTCGTCCCCGGTGATTCAAGGAGAGGATGGAACAGGCGCTTCTGGAGCCTGTGGCTTTGAATTTGGTGTTGATCCCAATGAAGATCCTGAATTAGCTTTGGCGCTTCGCGTTTCTATGGAGGAGCAGCGTCAAAGACAAGAAGAAGAGGCGCGTAAAGCTCGCGAAGCTTCCGCGGCCGATGGGACGGTTGAAACGGCCGCGATTAAAGAAGAACCGACCGAGGAGGCTTTGTTGGAGAAAGCTTTGGCGATGTCGATGGAACAAGGGGCTGTTAATCAACCGGCTGTTGATTTTGCAAATATGACGGAGGATGAGCAAATTGCTTTTGCAATGCAGATGTCGATGCAAGATGctc AAACTACCTCTGGTAGTAAAAAGGAGGAAGCTATGGATGTCGAGGGTGATGAGGATTATTCTGAGGTGATGAATGATCCGGCTTTTCTCCAAAGCGTTTTGGAAAATCTACCAGGGGTTGATCCACAATCGGAGACGATTCGACAAGCTGTTGGGAACTTGAAGGAGAAAAAGAAGGATGATAAGGATGAGAAGAAGAAGtag